In Cicer arietinum cultivar CDC Frontier isolate Library 1 chromosome 1, Cicar.CDCFrontier_v2.0, whole genome shotgun sequence, one DNA window encodes the following:
- the LOC101488265 gene encoding nuclear transcription factor Y subunit A-3-like isoform X2, with product MKSFLFLNHPNSEFNCSPVDRNHSMAHAPYPYGDPIFAGSLVAYAPQAVNQPQMLPQMMGLASTRVALPLDLAQDGPIYVNAKQYHGILRRRQSRAKLEAQNKLIKSRKPYLHESRHKHALNRVRGSGGRFLSTKQLSQSNTEFVTGNQSGSGSINKYQKEDEMESRSSKTGDNASSITTCSDRTCFSGNSFNFRQPEHMFLGNSPNMGGGPPQCSGGLTFGGTKQRASVVR from the exons ATGAAGTCTTTTCTCTTTTTGAATCATCCAAATTCTGAGTTCAATTGCTCGCCAGTTGATCGTAATCACTCAATG GCTCATGCTCCTTATCCTTATGGTGATCCAATTTTCGCTGGTTCGTTAGTTGCTTATGCCCCGCAGGCTGTT AATCAACCTCAAATGTTGCCTCAAATGATGGGATTAGCATCTACTAGAGTTGCATTACCACTTGATCTTGCACAAGATGGACCCATTTATGTCAATGCAAAACAATACCACGGTATACTCAGAAGGCGACAATCACGAGCTAAGCTTGAGGCTCAGAACAAACTCATCAAAAGTCGTAAA CCATATCTTCACGAGTCTCGGCACAAGCATGCGTTGAATAGGGTTAGAGGATCCGGGGGCCGATTTCTGAGCACAAAACAGCTTTCACAGTCTAATACAGAATTTGTCACTGGTAATCAATCTGGCTCTGGGTCTATCAACAAATATCAAAAGGAAGATGAGATGGAAAGTCGTTCTTCGAAAACCGGAGATAATGCATCTTCCATCACAACATGTTCGGACCGGACATGTTTTTCGGGTAACAGTTTCAATTTTAGGCAGCCAGAGCACATGTTTCTAGGGAACTCTCCAAACATGGGTGGAGGTCCACCACAATGCAGTGGTGGACTCACATTTGGCGGAACAAAACAACGCGCTTCGGTTGTCCGGTGA
- the LOC101488265 gene encoding nuclear transcription factor Y subunit A-3-like isoform X1 produces the protein MWSLRSADVVSYMKSFLFLNHPNSEFNCSPVDRNHSMAHAPYPYGDPIFAGSLVAYAPQAVNQPQMLPQMMGLASTRVALPLDLAQDGPIYVNAKQYHGILRRRQSRAKLEAQNKLIKSRKPYLHESRHKHALNRVRGSGGRFLSTKQLSQSNTEFVTGNQSGSGSINKYQKEDEMESRSSKTGDNASSITTCSDRTCFSGNSFNFRQPEHMFLGNSPNMGGGPPQCSGGLTFGGTKQRASVVR, from the exons ATGTGGAGTTTGAGGTCAGCTGATGTTGTTA GTTACATGAAGTCTTTTCTCTTTTTGAATCATCCAAATTCTGAGTTCAATTGCTCGCCAGTTGATCGTAATCACTCAATG GCTCATGCTCCTTATCCTTATGGTGATCCAATTTTCGCTGGTTCGTTAGTTGCTTATGCCCCGCAGGCTGTT AATCAACCTCAAATGTTGCCTCAAATGATGGGATTAGCATCTACTAGAGTTGCATTACCACTTGATCTTGCACAAGATGGACCCATTTATGTCAATGCAAAACAATACCACGGTATACTCAGAAGGCGACAATCACGAGCTAAGCTTGAGGCTCAGAACAAACTCATCAAAAGTCGTAAA CCATATCTTCACGAGTCTCGGCACAAGCATGCGTTGAATAGGGTTAGAGGATCCGGGGGCCGATTTCTGAGCACAAAACAGCTTTCACAGTCTAATACAGAATTTGTCACTGGTAATCAATCTGGCTCTGGGTCTATCAACAAATATCAAAAGGAAGATGAGATGGAAAGTCGTTCTTCGAAAACCGGAGATAATGCATCTTCCATCACAACATGTTCGGACCGGACATGTTTTTCGGGTAACAGTTTCAATTTTAGGCAGCCAGAGCACATGTTTCTAGGGAACTCTCCAAACATGGGTGGAGGTCCACCACAATGCAGTGGTGGACTCACATTTGGCGGAACAAAACAACGCGCTTCGGTTGTCCGGTGA